A genome region from Amblyraja radiata isolate CabotCenter1 chromosome 2, sAmbRad1.1.pri, whole genome shotgun sequence includes the following:
- the LOC116987304 gene encoding vasoactive intestinal polypeptide receptor 1-like, with the protein MSLPQSLPEYIAHIFLHLALCVTLHQPIASTLYSCTEFDEYWIAKSKCNSTQMGDFDSTDFNSTDFNSTDFNSTDFNSTDFNSTHGCPTWWDNMTCWPASSVGEVVNRTCPSYLRLNHNGVLYRTCTEKGWSKLTPGFMEACNFTHSKQNAADFNLKPVYTAGYVTSLIALVIAIIIFTVFRKLHCTRNYIHMNLFISFILRSMSVIIKDIVILSSNTDYCAMSKVCKGVIVVFHYCILANFWWLLVEGLYLQTLLSLAFVVHAKYFWCYCLIGWGTPTVVLIIWIIAKLLMEDVGCWDDDQNVYIWWIIKGAGLLSVLVNFLIFLNIIRILIQKLGSRGVGGNSHSQFSRLTKSTLLLIPLLGVHYIACAFLPDNVAKGIRFFIELGLGSFQGFVVALLYCFLNTEVMSELKRQARLFCPEALQEFTARRKRSTLAESTSTQVTLLEKPGQRRNSIEHDSRSQSP; encoded by the exons ATAGCCTCAACGCTGTATTCATGCACTGAGTTTGATGAATACTGGATTGCCAAAAGTAAATGTAACTCCACCCAGATGGGAGACTTCGACAGCACTGACTTCAACAGCACTGACTTCAACAGCACTGACTTCAACAGCACTGACTTCAACAGCACTGACTTCAACAGCACTCATG GCTGCCCTACCTGGTGGGATAACATGACCTGCTGGCCTGCCAGCTCTGTCGGAGAGGTGGTGAACAGGACCTGCCCCAGCTACCTGCGCTTAAATCACAATG GTGTTCTGTACCGAACTTGCACAGAGAAAGGATGGAGTAAATTAACACCTGGATTTATGGAGGCTTGTAATTTTACGCATTCTAAACAG AATGCTGCCGATTTCAACCTGAAACCAGTGTATACAGCCGGATATGTAACATCCCTGATTGCTCTGGTTATTGCAATCATAATCTTTACAGTCTTCAG GAAGCTGCATTGTACCCGGAACTACATCCACATGAACCTCTTTATATCCTTCATCCTGCGCTCCATGTCAGTCATCATCAAGGACATTGTTATTTTGTCCAGCAATACCGACTACTGCGCCATGTCCAAG GTGTGTAAAGGTGTCATTGTCGTCTTTCACTACTGCATCCTGGCTAACTTCTGGTGGCTCCTGGTGGAAGGACTCTACCTGCAAACCCTGCTCAGCCTTGCCTTCGTCGTGCACGCCAAGTACTTCTGGTGCTACTGCCTCATTGGCTGGG GTACACCGACCGttgtattaataatttggattATTGCAAAACTGCTCATGGAGGATGTAGG ATGTTGGGATGATGATCAAAACGTATATATCTGGTGGATTATAAAAGGTGCCGGGTTGCTTTCAGTTTTA GTTAACTTCCTGATATTTCTGAATATCATCCGTATTCTGATACAGAAGCTGGGATCACGAGGTGTCGGAGGGAATTCACACAGCCAATTCTC GAGATTGACAAAATCAACTCTGCTTCTCATCCCACTCTTGGGTGTCCATTACATTGCGTGTGCCTTTCTCCCCGATAATGTGGCAAAGGGGATAAGATTCTTTATCGAGCTCGGTTTGGGATCGTTTCAG GGGTTTGTCGTGGCTCTGCTGTACTGCTTCCTAAACACGGAG GTCATGTCGGAGTTGAAGAGGCAGGCGCGACTCTTCTGTCCCGAGGCTTTGCAGGAATTCACGGCGAGACGCAAGCGCAGCACATTAGCGGAGAGCACCAGCACCCAGGTGACGTTACTGGAGAAGCCGGGCCAGAGGAGAAATTCCATCGAGCACGACAGCCGAAGCCAGTCCCCATGA